The following proteins are encoded in a genomic region of candidate division KSB1 bacterium:
- a CDS encoding transporter: MKRKAVGALLLVATLSMSAQAQHLNGARGLPYVRAAWVMEPGYLTMYAHSRFFGKVGHVSLGRITSAVTYWDVQGTLYFTYGISRHIEASVSPIIYQDTNKGTPGYNIPDDIFLSVKFGSYGSKGSSFSYGLAANGRIPTGKYHNLVFEPYSAGTWEWGFTALASYTLDPLYPEEAFNIHLNLNYNHHNDVGEKLSLAPDLVDTIRVLSPTQTLNYALGLRYPADKFDYWIQLFGTKFLRQPPITAYSREDFTYLSPGVTYKPYPWLSFDVCVDVRLSKDKDETVYAFYGVHKIAEMPNYAGWRVNVGMHLTILPTSVYKVTERDLLMRKAESRRQLFEQMIREQRETESAEQELERIKEERRKAERELERLRSILEQEARKRQEEQQKKQQQ; the protein is encoded by the coding sequence ATGAAACGCAAGGCGGTCGGTGCTCTGCTGTTAGTGGCCACACTCAGCATGTCGGCGCAGGCTCAGCATCTCAATGGCGCCCGCGGTTTACCGTACGTGCGGGCCGCCTGGGTGATGGAGCCGGGATACCTCACGATGTACGCGCACAGCCGCTTCTTCGGGAAGGTGGGCCACGTGTCCTTGGGCCGGATAACCAGCGCTGTGACGTACTGGGATGTCCAGGGCACGCTCTACTTCACCTACGGCATTAGCCGCCACATCGAGGCTTCGGTCTCCCCGATCATCTACCAAGACACGAACAAAGGGACGCCCGGATACAATATTCCCGACGACATCTTCCTCTCCGTGAAGTTTGGCTCCTACGGCAGCAAGGGAAGCTCGTTCAGCTACGGGCTGGCCGCCAACGGCCGGATCCCCACGGGCAAGTACCACAACCTCGTGTTCGAGCCTTATTCGGCCGGCACGTGGGAGTGGGGTTTCACCGCTTTGGCAAGCTACACTCTTGACCCCCTCTATCCCGAGGAGGCTTTCAACATTCATTTGAACCTAAATTACAACCACCACAACGATGTGGGTGAGAAGCTGAGCCTTGCCCCGGACCTTGTCGACACAATCCGGGTCCTCAGTCCCACCCAGACTCTGAACTACGCCCTGGGTCTTCGCTACCCGGCCGATAAGTTTGACTATTGGATTCAGCTCTTCGGGACGAAGTTCCTCCGCCAGCCGCCCATCACCGCCTACAGCCGCGAGGACTTTACCTACCTCTCTCCCGGGGTGACGTACAAGCCCTATCCCTGGCTTTCCTTTGATGTGTGCGTCGACGTCCGGCTGAGCAAGGACAAGGACGAGACGGTGTACGCCTTCTACGGCGTCCACAAGATCGCAGAGATGCCCAACTACGCAGGCTGGCGCGTGAACGTGGGGATGCATCTTACCATCCTGCCCACCTCCGTCTACAAGGTGACGGAGCGGGATCTCCTGATGCGGAAGGCGGAAAGCCGAAGGCAGCTCTTTGAGCAAATGATCCGCGAGCAAAGGGAGACGGAGTCCGCCGAGCAGGAACTGGAAAGAATCAAGGAGGAGCGGCGGAAGGCCGAGCGAGAGTTGGAGCGCTTGCGAAGCATCCTGGAGCAGGAGGCCAGGAAGAGACAGGAGGAACAGCAGAAGAAGCAGCAGCAAG
- a CDS encoding C25 family cysteine peptidase, with protein MRSRGSSRQWKWARRWGRSGPLYLIILILARPVGGEGNRPQGAGIRFDLAITDTGCELFELVPEREEEAQSVYQDSRFPLGTLPLLSEHVPMGTPALKIAVREEGIYRISGRTIFSVDPGWRGARVAHLRLMCQGKPVPIWVEDEDRDGLLDDGDAIEFWGEPYKLPPHPAVDDRYYDAYTRTNIYWLTRSASAPEAWLVPLDVGVTSADLPEVTWGPARIHLEEDQIFDRLGRIPYPVERDHWFWGTVGGRRLELFAFRLPVPDTGRFAQMGLKVCLSGRTYGEQGRHRVQVLLNGRQIGDPIEWRDQDYVIASFAEVDGLSPALLHPGVNVLGILNLSANEAEEVLFNWAELDFPQRYEIVDGYLKFSGPPLSSTGRLRFRVTGFCKPEVEIFKLGVGKLRGFQLRRSPKDPLRWEVAFEDESVGPADVYVALEPERKRDPVRIWPAKVSFWASDWLPGFDYLIVGPDSFLQAPVLDKLVALRERRGLGVARVPVEQIYDEFACGLCTPEAIRRFLLQALQKWPRRPRYLLLLGASALVRDVFDHPSCLVPSLWVQTVKYGSAPCDNQFSVRSPSEPLPEVATGRLPVRNLEELRIVVEKICAYEEAPPGEWLDRVLAIAGVGSAFRQQLTELLGQQFDRAHLLRRMDAGPPPSEYTGGTGELVEAWNQGLGMVHFLGHGGGRIWSDNSLLTYDGVQKLKNGNRLPVVASWTCFTGAFDGHGSLGTRLLLHEGGGAVAVLGATGVGWVWNDYYLLCELLRVLGDEGISTIGEAVRLAKCRYYSRYPTALAKSQLNQYTLLGDPATPIRLARRMLELEARWMDQDAEVVAIGPIPNGVVPLHLEAFHPSQPARATEMPFQWQGDSAIVSLRGSTIRPDSFMVRGTFWDGGAGVLCHTVLRPTCGTARIDSLWWEPGRPRVGEGVRVGVRAHIPRGSRLFLSSPGLRSTTELRAAGENLYWTAEPIVFLRPGVVGVDLWVQGSDGSISASRSFRLDVLPEAGYAVDWQSVGLEVQGSRLYVVLTVTSEADNAGRACVIHFYSGPTDAGPWRWMGGDTVKMESASRQRVRFPWPEATAPAWLRLEYRDLEGGQVRALLKRLEAPVLWAAPSGKIRSRAGTADSAAIGPFVLRLYACPRDTVAIIYDLLPLDSLRCVQPHFRPQAIGGVGGLCLRCEADEETALAITLSPDVPSAEEVRLCFLDRRGLWLVLDDGRSAAVVLSGKGEARLGLFRVEDRVPPALLFLCGGREFAPGDFVAPDELCLRSLDANGLDIRPGSLQLFLDGRPLQSGPLLELTTPSPTEAVWRLRLPFASGEHRIEARARDCAGNWASASTRISIAAAGKLMFLGNYPNPFRGETILAYELTARAERLGIDVFAPSGLRVRTLVRPEDPDPLAPGYHEVSWDGRDDRGEPVAPGVYFVRLWARIEGKEQQHVAKVARVP; from the coding sequence GTGCGAAGCAGGGGAAGCTCACGCCAATGGAAATGGGCAAGGCGATGGGGGCGGAGTGGGCCTCTGTATCTGATCATCCTGATCCTTGCCCGACCGGTAGGTGGCGAGGGGAATAGGCCTCAGGGGGCCGGGATTCGCTTTGACCTGGCAATCACAGACACCGGATGCGAGCTTTTCGAGCTCGTGCCGGAACGGGAGGAAGAGGCTCAGTCTGTGTACCAGGATAGCCGTTTTCCCCTGGGCACTCTGCCCCTTCTTTCCGAACACGTACCGATGGGGACTCCCGCCCTGAAGATCGCTGTGCGGGAGGAGGGGATCTACCGCATTAGTGGGCGCACGATCTTCAGTGTGGATCCCGGGTGGCGAGGAGCGCGGGTAGCCCATTTGCGCCTCATGTGCCAGGGGAAACCCGTGCCCATTTGGGTGGAGGACGAAGACCGCGACGGTCTTCTGGACGATGGGGATGCGATCGAATTCTGGGGGGAACCGTACAAACTCCCTCCCCATCCGGCGGTCGACGACCGCTACTACGATGCGTACACACGGACCAACATCTACTGGCTTACGCGCAGCGCGTCGGCTCCGGAAGCCTGGCTTGTGCCCTTGGACGTCGGAGTGACGAGCGCCGATCTTCCGGAGGTGACGTGGGGCCCCGCAAGGATACACCTGGAGGAGGACCAGATTTTCGATCGGCTGGGACGCATCCCTTACCCCGTGGAGCGTGATCATTGGTTTTGGGGAACCGTCGGCGGAAGACGCCTCGAACTTTTCGCCTTTCGATTGCCCGTGCCGGACACGGGGCGCTTCGCCCAGATGGGGCTGAAGGTCTGCCTTTCCGGCAGGACCTACGGCGAGCAGGGCAGACACCGTGTGCAGGTTCTTCTCAATGGCCGTCAGATCGGAGACCCCATTGAATGGCGGGACCAGGACTACGTGATCGCCAGCTTCGCCGAGGTGGATGGTCTTTCGCCAGCGCTCCTTCATCCCGGTGTCAACGTCCTTGGAATTCTGAACCTCAGTGCCAACGAAGCAGAGGAAGTACTGTTCAACTGGGCTGAGCTCGATTTCCCTCAGCGGTACGAGATCGTGGATGGCTACCTGAAGTTCAGCGGCCCTCCTCTATCCTCCACCGGCCGGTTGCGCTTCCGCGTGACCGGGTTTTGCAAGCCCGAAGTAGAGATCTTCAAGCTGGGCGTGGGGAAGCTGCGCGGCTTCCAACTCCGCCGCTCTCCGAAGGATCCCCTGAGGTGGGAGGTGGCTTTCGAAGACGAGTCGGTTGGCCCCGCGGATGTTTACGTCGCTCTCGAGCCCGAACGCAAGCGAGATCCGGTCCGCATCTGGCCCGCAAAGGTCTCGTTCTGGGCCTCGGATTGGCTTCCGGGCTTCGACTACCTGATCGTGGGGCCTGATTCGTTTCTCCAAGCACCCGTCCTGGACAAGCTGGTAGCCCTGCGGGAGAGGCGTGGGCTCGGAGTAGCCAGGGTACCTGTGGAGCAGATCTACGACGAGTTTGCCTGCGGCCTGTGCACGCCGGAGGCGATTCGGCGATTCCTCCTCCAGGCGCTCCAAAAATGGCCCCGCAGACCGAGGTATCTTCTCCTGCTGGGAGCGAGTGCTCTCGTGCGCGATGTCTTTGACCATCCATCGTGTTTGGTGCCCAGCCTCTGGGTCCAGACAGTGAAGTACGGGTCAGCCCCCTGCGACAATCAGTTCTCCGTACGTTCCCCGTCTGAGCCGTTGCCGGAGGTTGCGACGGGCCGCCTCCCCGTGCGCAATCTCGAGGAACTCCGGATCGTGGTGGAGAAGATCTGTGCCTACGAAGAGGCTCCCCCCGGCGAATGGCTGGATCGGGTCCTGGCCATTGCGGGTGTGGGATCGGCCTTCCGGCAGCAGCTGACGGAGCTGCTTGGCCAGCAGTTCGACCGCGCTCACCTCCTGCGGCGGATGGACGCCGGTCCACCACCCAGCGAATACACGGGCGGCACCGGTGAGCTCGTCGAAGCGTGGAACCAAGGCTTGGGAATGGTCCACTTCCTCGGTCACGGCGGCGGCCGGATCTGGTCGGACAACTCCCTCCTAACCTACGATGGTGTACAAAAGCTGAAGAACGGCAACAGGCTACCGGTTGTAGCCAGTTGGACGTGCTTCACCGGAGCGTTCGACGGCCATGGTTCGCTCGGGACACGGCTTCTCCTGCACGAGGGTGGAGGGGCGGTTGCTGTTTTGGGGGCTACGGGCGTGGGTTGGGTCTGGAACGATTACTACCTGCTGTGCGAGCTCCTGCGTGTCCTCGGAGATGAAGGCATTTCCACGATTGGAGAGGCTGTACGCCTCGCCAAGTGCAGGTACTATTCTCGCTACCCGACCGCGCTTGCCAAGTCTCAGCTTAATCAATACACACTCCTTGGGGATCCGGCCACGCCGATCCGCCTCGCGCGGAGGATGCTGGAGCTCGAAGCTCGCTGGATGGACCAGGATGCGGAGGTCGTGGCGATTGGACCAATCCCAAACGGGGTGGTCCCACTTCACCTCGAGGCCTTTCATCCGTCCCAGCCAGCCAGGGCTACCGAAATGCCGTTCCAGTGGCAGGGAGACAGCGCGATCGTTTCCCTGCGGGGATCCACGATCCGCCCGGATTCCTTCATGGTTCGCGGGACCTTCTGGGACGGGGGCGCGGGCGTCCTCTGTCACACCGTGCTTCGGCCCACCTGCGGAACCGCAAGGATTGATTCCCTTTGGTGGGAACCGGGCCGGCCTCGGGTAGGAGAGGGGGTGCGCGTAGGCGTGCGCGCCCACATCCCCAGAGGCTCCCGACTCTTCCTCTCCTCTCCGGGGCTGCGCTCCACGACGGAATTGCGTGCTGCCGGTGAGAATCTCTACTGGACGGCTGAGCCAATTGTGTTCCTTAGGCCGGGAGTCGTAGGTGTCGACCTCTGGGTGCAGGGGAGCGACGGAAGCATTTCTGCTTCCCGCAGCTTCCGTTTGGACGTGCTGCCCGAGGCTGGCTATGCTGTGGACTGGCAGTCGGTGGGCTTGGAGGTGCAGGGATCGAGGCTTTACGTTGTCCTCACCGTCACGAGCGAGGCAGATAATGCCGGGCGTGCCTGCGTGATTCATTTCTACTCGGGTCCTACCGACGCCGGGCCCTGGCGCTGGATGGGAGGAGACACCGTAAAGATGGAATCCGCTTCGCGCCAGCGCGTGCGCTTCCCGTGGCCGGAGGCGACAGCACCGGCTTGGCTTCGTCTGGAATATCGGGATCTGGAGGGCGGCCAGGTTCGGGCCCTGCTCAAGCGTCTCGAAGCGCCCGTTCTGTGGGCTGCGCCCTCCGGAAAAATCCGATCGAGAGCAGGAACCGCCGACTCCGCGGCCATCGGTCCCTTTGTCCTGCGCCTTTACGCCTGTCCGCGGGATACGGTAGCCATCATCTACGACCTTTTGCCTCTGGACTCCCTCCGCTGTGTGCAACCCCATTTTCGTCCCCAGGCGATAGGAGGAGTAGGAGGGCTCTGCCTGCGTTGCGAGGCCGATGAGGAGACCGCGCTCGCAATCACCCTTTCGCCCGATGTCCCATCGGCCGAAGAAGTCCGACTGTGCTTTCTCGACCGCCGAGGGCTGTGGCTTGTCCTGGACGACGGACGCAGCGCCGCTGTAGTTCTCTCCGGCAAGGGCGAGGCAAGGCTGGGGCTTTTCCGGGTCGAAGATCGGGTTCCTCCTGCTCTCCTGTTCTTGTGCGGAGGGAGGGAGTTTGCCCCCGGCGACTTCGTGGCACCGGATGAGCTTTGCCTGCGTTCCCTGGATGCCAATGGTCTCGACATAAGGCCGGGTTCCCTCCAGCTCTTTCTGGACGGCAGGCCGCTCCAGAGCGGGCCTTTGCTCGAGCTCACGACCCCGAGTCCCACGGAGGCCGTATGGCGTCTGCGGCTTCCATTTGCGAGCGGAGAGCACAGGATTGAGGCTCGTGCACGCGACTGTGCCGGCAACTGGGCGTCAGCTTCGACGCGAATCTCGATCGCTGCCGCAGGCAAGCTGATGTTCCTCGGAAACTACCCGAACCCCTTTCGGGGGGAGACGATCCTGGCTTACGAGTTAACCGCGCGGGCCGAACGTCTGGGGATCGATGTCTTTGCTCCTTCGGGCCTGCGCGTACGGACCTTGGTTCGGCCGGAGGATCCGGATCCGTTGGCGCCCGGGTACCACGAGGTTTCCTGGGACGGGCGGGACGACAGGGGCGAGCCTGTGGCGCCAGGGGTGTACTTTGTGCGTCTGTGGGCTCGCATCGAGGGGAAAGAACAGCAACACGTCGCGAAGGTCGCCCGTGTGCCGTAG
- a CDS encoding heparinase II/III-family protein encodes MTDGREKKQWGLDGIPRRTFLRSAASALALPLCLTRGLERERHPNRAVFVDPEEIPQLRSKVALPAMAHVRGALERYDVSSALRFLESEATYRRRLWDMPQICLHLRRGALLAAVVGDKRGLRLVQRALETLGTFPTWDYFLDGDRPIGIQRASEAVHSVVLALELVGDRLPSNLRAEMEHQLAEKGCAPCYRALWGMGHPDQVEGWRFAPDAETNLSEIDFSHWPQILRATNLHAVPLSALGVGSLYLQAKDPRTELWLSTARAHVADFWSRTVLPDGTYVENVAYWGYATSNLLLFLRGLQRVYGIDLFDLVDLGAQVEFALAMQAGSRAEQPDRWWQMILRDGEVADIVNFSDSWGSFLQTAPLAIAAKLRDPLAQKVGLERAGFWDEFTPIVFDPEVPVASEWPAHLERKRFQNDWVVWRSGWADEDVVVAFRSGGPANHEHADRNSVALKAFGEWLLRDPARASYDRRDEAWLLRLTEAHNAVLVDGRGHGYHDGREGTNPSEATATIRRYLDRGSWLSLTSDATPAYALVDKDILSVIRTLVWVVPRGLLLLDRVVARRPVSVALRFFPDNTDGAATLSVGPDRFCLQRPGGRLEARVLSSREVRLAPGRLPLSRAAHPYEYVEVGCGPGTDLWVATAIGLAKSGEPSPVLALEADGPTVAATWQQGGIKRQCRLFLSGDVPEVEVN; translated from the coding sequence ATGACGGATGGTAGGGAGAAGAAGCAATGGGGGCTGGACGGGATTCCGCGACGGACGTTCCTGAGAAGTGCTGCCTCTGCCCTCGCATTACCCCTTTGTCTAACGAGGGGGCTGGAACGGGAACGACATCCGAACCGAGCTGTTTTTGTCGACCCGGAAGAGATCCCACAGCTCCGGTCCAAGGTGGCTCTTCCGGCCATGGCTCACGTTCGGGGAGCCCTCGAGCGCTACGACGTGAGTTCTGCCCTTCGTTTCCTGGAATCGGAAGCCACTTACCGCAGACGGCTTTGGGACATGCCCCAAATTTGCCTTCATCTGCGGCGTGGGGCGCTGCTTGCGGCGGTAGTTGGGGATAAACGAGGCCTCCGTCTTGTCCAACGCGCTCTGGAGACCTTGGGGACTTTCCCGACCTGGGATTATTTCCTCGACGGTGACCGACCCATAGGGATCCAGCGGGCCTCCGAAGCCGTGCACAGCGTAGTCTTAGCTCTGGAGCTGGTCGGAGATCGTCTACCGAGCAACCTGCGCGCGGAAATGGAGCACCAACTCGCAGAGAAGGGCTGTGCGCCTTGTTACCGCGCCTTGTGGGGGATGGGGCATCCCGATCAGGTGGAGGGTTGGAGGTTTGCGCCCGATGCCGAAACAAACCTGTCGGAGATCGACTTCTCGCATTGGCCTCAAATCCTGCGGGCCACGAACCTCCACGCGGTGCCGCTTTCCGCCCTGGGCGTCGGGAGCCTCTATCTGCAGGCAAAGGACCCGCGGACTGAGCTCTGGCTTTCTACGGCACGGGCGCACGTGGCGGACTTTTGGAGTCGGACGGTTCTGCCGGACGGCACTTACGTGGAGAATGTGGCTTACTGGGGGTACGCAACCAGCAATTTGCTGCTGTTTCTGAGAGGACTCCAGAGGGTGTACGGGATCGATCTGTTCGATTTGGTGGATCTGGGCGCGCAGGTGGAGTTCGCGCTGGCCATGCAGGCGGGGTCCCGTGCTGAGCAGCCGGATCGGTGGTGGCAAATGATCTTGCGGGACGGCGAAGTCGCCGACATCGTGAACTTCTCCGATAGCTGGGGGAGCTTTCTCCAGACGGCTCCGCTTGCCATTGCCGCCAAGCTGCGGGACCCACTGGCGCAGAAGGTGGGCCTGGAAAGAGCCGGGTTCTGGGACGAGTTCACCCCCATCGTTTTCGATCCCGAGGTGCCGGTAGCCAGCGAATGGCCGGCTCATCTGGAGCGGAAGCGGTTCCAGAACGACTGGGTTGTGTGGAGGTCCGGGTGGGCCGACGAGGACGTAGTGGTGGCCTTCCGGAGCGGCGGGCCCGCAAACCATGAACACGCCGATCGCAATTCCGTCGCCCTGAAGGCGTTCGGTGAGTGGCTGCTCCGCGATCCGGCACGAGCCTCTTACGATCGGCGGGACGAAGCTTGGCTTCTACGCCTTACCGAAGCGCACAATGCGGTCTTGGTCGACGGCCGGGGCCACGGTTACCACGACGGGCGCGAGGGCACCAACCCCTCCGAAGCTACGGCAACCATCCGAAGGTACCTGGACCGGGGATCCTGGCTTAGCCTTACCAGTGATGCCACTCCGGCGTACGCCCTCGTGGACAAGGACATCCTATCCGTGATCCGCACCCTCGTCTGGGTCGTACCCCGAGGCCTACTGCTACTGGACCGGGTGGTGGCGCGTAGGCCGGTTTCGGTGGCCCTGCGATTCTTCCCGGACAACACGGACGGTGCCGCGACGCTGTCCGTCGGACCCGACCGCTTCTGCCTGCAACGGCCTGGAGGGCGTTTGGAGGCGCGCGTGCTTTCCAGCAGGGAGGTTCGACTGGCCCCGGGCAGGTTGCCACTCAGCAGAGCTGCTCATCCGTACGAGTACGTTGAAGTGGGCTGTGGTCCGGGTACGGACCTCTGGGTGGCAACGGCCATCGGGCTGGCGAAGAGCGGGGAACCTTCGCCTGTGCTGGCTCTGGAGGCGGACGGTCCGACAGTCGCAGCCACGTGGCAACAGGGAGGAATCAAGAGGCAGTGCCGGCTGTTCCTTAGTGGGGATGTGCCCGAGGTGGAGGTGAACTGA